The Thalassophryne amazonica chromosome 8, fThaAma1.1, whole genome shotgun sequence genome includes a window with the following:
- the ska1 gene encoding spindle and kinetochore-associated protein 1: protein MSELESISCHIHDRISSIQRLLDLSLLDSPQNKMKKFGKELFELERLVDEFEKCRDRQKEQLKRLKEFEELFQKNLEDVQHLKDNVPAHMPRRKPGANENEPVSAENQAADVQPEKAKKPQKNHIREMEVITVQEFESIPQYMKGRVTYDQLNAAVQSINAAVMAKYKILHQPMKTLSSSSRKMYQQFKSQETEGTKGQYFVVEEDIREFTQMKVDKRFHGILSMLRHCQRLRELRRGGLTRYMLL from the exons ATGAGTGAGTTGGAGAGCATCAGCTGCCACATCCATGACAGGATATCATCTATACAGCGCTTGCTGGATCTGAGTCTTCTCG ATTCGCCACAAAATAAGATGAAGAAATTTGGGAAAGAGTTGTTTGAGCTTGAGAGACTCGTGGATGAATTTGAAAAGTGTCGTGACCGACAGAAAGAACAGCTGAAGCGTTTGAAG GAGTTTGAGGAGTTATTCCAGAAGAATCTGGAGGATGTCCAGCACCTGAAGGACAATGTTCCTGCACACATGCCCCGGAGGAAACCTGGAGCCAA TGAAAATGAACCTGTATCGGCCGAGAATCAAGCAGCAGATGTTCAGCCCGAAAAAGCCAAAAAACCCCAGAAGAACCACATCAGAGAGATGGAGGTCATCACTGTGCAGGAGTTTGAGAGCATTCCACA GTATATGAAAGGACGCGTCACATATGACCAGCTTAATGCCGCGGTGCAGAGCATCAACGCGGCCGTGATGGCAAAGTATAAGATCCTCCACCAGCCGATGAAGACTCTGAGCAGCAGCAGCCGCAAGATGTACCAGCAGTTTAAAAGTCAGGAGACAGAAGGCACCAAAG GTCAGTATTTTGTGGTGGAGGAGGACATTCGTGAGTTCACGCAGATGAAAGTGGACAAACGTTTTCATGGGATTCTGAGCATGTTGCGTCACTGTCAGCGCCTACGGGAGCTCCGGCGTGGAGGTCTGACCCGCTACATGCTGTTATGA